The proteins below come from a single Iocasia fonsfrigidae genomic window:
- a CDS encoding DctP family TRAP transporter solute-binding subunit, with protein sequence MRKISIISVITLCLLLAVSMVSMAVNPTPDNPVVMRISYNAPETLNTEVVQWEQEHGLAFIFKNLVESGTDGAVKVELYPNAQLGDNKASVEMVMNGSIQGCVETGVLAGFYPEFEVINIPYLFKSPEIAWYVFDNSEYWTNLKEDMREKTGLRLLAMGQNGVRHFSHSDKFIKSPADLKGQKMRVMQSPVFVRMMKAFDANPVPMAFSELYTSLQTGVVDGQENPVSVIAVNNLNEVQNYLTLDGHLWSEDGFVINDDFYNSLPEEIQIVMIQAARQAEVVNRGIETIHSSGPGLEKLKDEGMNIYVPTMEEKTAFAEIAQPPVVEYLQDKIGEETVAGMLEAVSNAEEALGY encoded by the coding sequence ATGAGAAAAATATCAATAATTAGTGTGATAACACTTTGTTTACTATTGGCAGTTTCTATGGTTAGTATGGCAGTTAATCCAACTCCAGATAATCCTGTGGTGATGAGAATATCTTATAATGCTCCTGAGACATTAAACACAGAAGTTGTGCAATGGGAACAAGAACATGGTTTAGCTTTTATCTTTAAAAATCTTGTTGAATCAGGAACAGATGGTGCTGTTAAGGTTGAATTATATCCTAATGCTCAGTTAGGTGATAATAAGGCTTCAGTTGAAATGGTAATGAATGGCAGCATACAAGGATGTGTTGAAACGGGAGTTTTAGCTGGATTTTATCCAGAATTTGAAGTGATTAATATTCCTTATTTATTCAAATCCCCAGAGATAGCTTGGTATGTTTTTGATAATAGTGAATACTGGACAAATTTGAAAGAAGATATGAGAGAAAAAACTGGTTTAAGACTGTTAGCAATGGGGCAGAATGGTGTAAGGCACTTTAGTCATAGTGATAAATTTATTAAATCACCAGCAGATTTAAAAGGTCAAAAAATGCGTGTTATGCAATCACCGGTATTTGTTAGAATGATGAAGGCTTTTGATGCTAATCCTGTTCCAATGGCGTTTAGCGAATTATATACTTCTTTACAGACAGGTGTAGTTGATGGTCAAGAAAATCCTGTTTCTGTAATAGCTGTAAACAACTTAAATGAAGTTCAAAATTATTTAACTTTGGACGGACATCTCTGGAGTGAAGATGGTTTTGTTATTAATGACGATTTCTATAATAGTTTGCCTGAAGAAATTCAGATAGTTATGATACAAGCAGCAAGACAAGCTGAGGTTGTTAATAGAGGAATTGAAACAATTCATTCTAGTGGCCCAGGGCTCGAGAAATTAAAAGATGAAGGTATGAATATATATGTGCCAACTATGGAAGAAAAAACAGCCTTTGCAGAAATTGCTCAACCACCAGTAGTAGAATATTTACAAGATAAAATTGGTGAAGAAACAGTAGCTGGTATGTTAGAAGCTGTTTCTAATGCAGAAGAAGCCTTAGGTTATTAG
- the dhaL gene encoding dihydroxyacetone kinase subunit DhaL produces MKLKIDEIKGIVKAIRDTMHKKREYLIELDSVMGDGDLGLTMCKGFDSAVEAIESYDGDDIGQGLLKISMSMSNAAGTMGILLASAIMSAAKASKGKEILEADDLVEMAYAAVEGIKKRGKAKVGDKTILDSLVPAAEALDAAVKEGKELPEAYRAAAEAAAEGVEKTKEMVSQFGRAHYYGEKSRGNQDPGATAALLICQAISDYLN; encoded by the coding sequence ATGAAATTGAAGATTGATGAGATAAAAGGTATTGTTAAGGCTATTAGAGATACAATGCATAAAAAGAGGGAGTATTTAATAGAACTTGATTCTGTTATGGGTGATGGTGACCTCGGACTTACCATGTGTAAGGGCTTTGATTCTGCTGTAGAGGCGATAGAATCCTATGATGGAGACGATATAGGTCAAGGCCTATTGAAGATAAGTATGTCTATGTCAAATGCGGCAGGAACTATGGGAATACTACTGGCATCTGCAATTATGAGTGCTGCCAAAGCCTCTAAAGGCAAAGAAATTTTGGAAGCAGATGACCTTGTTGAGATGGCCTATGCAGCAGTAGAAGGAATTAAAAAAAGGGGTAAGGCCAAGGTGGGGGATAAGACTATCCTTGATTCCCTTGTCCCGGCAGCTGAAGCCCTTGATGCGGCTGTTAAAGAGGGAAAAGAACTCCCAGAAGCATATCGTGCAGCTGCAGAGGCTGCTGCCGAAGGGGTAGAAAAGACCAAGGAGATGGTTTCACAATTTGGCAGGGCACATTATTATGGTGAAAAATCAAGGGGGAATCAAGACCCTGGTGCTACAGCAGCACTCCTGATTTGTCAGGCAATTAGTGATTATTTAAATTAG
- a CDS encoding TRAP transporter large permease — protein sequence MAWWLFIPFIITMILGVPIAFSLATSSLVFLLAWGVMPIEVIAQRFFSSIDSFVLLAIPFFILAGELMNRTGITKSLVEFANLIIGRVRGGLAQVNILASILFAGLTGAGVADTSALGSILIPAMEEQGFEPEYSAAVTAASSVIGPIIPPSIIMVVFGSIMGLSVGSLFAAGIIPGIVIGLALMVMAYIISKKKDHPYREGKVSSKEFWVVTKKAIYSLIMPIIIVGGIFSGLFTPTEAAAIAVAYALVIGFLVFKSLSLEDLQKSLIKSGITTSVIIMIIGAANVFGWALSIERIPQFLASFLLSLDLTKVTFLLLVNAFLLFMGMIMETGANAILLGPILMPIAIQLGIDPLHFALIMLVNLNIGLATPPLGVCLFVACPIADISMGQITRSILPFMIMEIIALLIITFMPEVVLFVPRLLGY from the coding sequence ATGGCTTGGTGGCTTTTTATACCTTTTATAATTACTATGATTTTAGGTGTACCAATAGCATTTTCGTTGGCTACTAGTTCTTTAGTATTCTTACTTGCTTGGGGTGTAATGCCGATTGAAGTTATTGCGCAAAGATTTTTCAGCTCAATTGATTCTTTTGTTCTATTGGCTATCCCTTTTTTCATTTTAGCAGGAGAATTAATGAATAGAACTGGTATTACAAAAAGTTTAGTTGAGTTTGCAAATTTAATTATTGGAAGGGTAAGGGGAGGATTAGCTCAAGTTAATATACTAGCAAGTATACTTTTTGCAGGTTTAACTGGTGCAGGAGTTGCCGATACATCAGCACTTGGTTCGATATTAATTCCTGCTATGGAAGAGCAAGGATTTGAACCCGAGTATAGTGCGGCAGTTACAGCTGCTTCTTCGGTTATTGGGCCTATTATACCCCCTAGTATCATTATGGTTGTGTTTGGTTCGATTATGGGTTTGTCTGTAGGTAGTCTTTTTGCTGCGGGTATTATACCTGGAATAGTAATAGGACTTGCTTTAATGGTGATGGCTTATATTATTAGTAAGAAAAAGGATCATCCGTATCGTGAAGGAAAGGTGAGTAGTAAAGAATTTTGGGTTGTAACTAAGAAAGCAATATATTCTTTGATTATGCCTATAATAATTGTAGGAGGTATTTTTAGTGGTCTCTTTACACCAACAGAGGCTGCTGCAATTGCTGTTGCTTATGCTTTGGTTATTGGATTTTTAGTATTTAAGTCTTTGAGCCTGGAAGATTTACAAAAATCTTTAATCAAAAGCGGTATTACTACCTCTGTTATAATCATGATTATTGGAGCTGCTAATGTTTTTGGTTGGGCTTTGTCTATTGAAAGAATCCCACAGTTTTTAGCAAGTTTCTTATTATCTTTAGATCTTACTAAAGTTACTTTCTTGTTACTAGTTAATGCGTTTTTATTATTTATGGGTATGATTATGGAAACAGGAGCAAATGCCATTTTACTTGGTCCTATCTTAATGCCTATTGCAATTCAACTAGGTATTGATCCCCTACACTTTGCTTTGATTATGCTGGTTAACTTAAATATTGGCCTTGCTACACCTCCACTAGGTGTTTGCTTGTTTGTTGCTTGTCCTATTGCAGATATATCAATGGGTCAGATAACACGTTCTATATTACCCTTTATGATTATGGAAATTATTGCATTGTTAATTATTACTTTTATGCCTGAGGTTGTATTGTTTGTGCCAAGATTACTTGGATATTAG
- a CDS encoding TRAP transporter small permease translates to MTKGKDNKKHFFIYKPIKKITNFIDVITINFTAILVFIMLIIVLLQIITRFLGVSFSWTEELSRYLLIWIGVLSASAALKRGAHAGVDFFITLFPKRYRNLIVIFNAIIMIFFLFYFINVGWESAIKANRITSTALELKMFWPKVAIPVGGILMIINLIYLVIDNLDRFIFDRNGGM, encoded by the coding sequence TTGACAAAAGGAAAAGATAATAAAAAACATTTTTTTATATATAAACCAATTAAGAAAATTACTAATTTTATTGATGTAATAACGATTAACTTTACTGCTATATTGGTGTTTATAATGTTAATTATTGTATTATTACAGATTATAACTAGATTTTTAGGGGTTTCTTTTTCATGGACTGAAGAACTTTCAAGATATTTATTAATTTGGATTGGAGTCTTATCAGCTAGTGCTGCCTTGAAAAGGGGTGCTCACGCTGGTGTGGATTTTTTTATTACACTATTTCCCAAAAGATATAGGAATCTGATTGTAATATTTAATGCAATTATCATGATATTTTTTTTGTTCTACTTTATAAATGTTGGATGGGAGTCAGCTATAAAAGCAAATAGGATTACGTCAACTGCATTAGAATTAAAAATGTTTTGGCCCAAAGTAGCTATACCTGTAGGTGGAATTTTAATGATTATTAACTTAATATATTTAGTTATTGATAATTTAGATAGATTTATTTTTGATAGAAATGGGGGGATGTAA
- the dhaK gene encoding dihydroxyacetone kinase subunit DhaK: MKKIINDPDNFVDEMIEGLLKAHPEELRTVGDDLRELVRKDAPVKDKVAIATGGGSGHLPIFLGYVGKGMLDGVVIGDVFASPSAQQMYNVTKEIDSGKGVLYLYGNYGGDCMNFDMASEMAEMDDIKVETVLVTDDVASSPKGEEEKRRGVAGLVFAYKIAGAKAAAGAELEEVAAVTRKALSNIRTMGVALSPCTIPQVGKPTFEIADDEMEIGMGIHGEPGIHRGPLKSADEIAETILAAIFEDGPYTEGDEVAVLLNGLGATPQEELYIVYRKVAEILNDKGIKIYRNLIGEYATSMEMAGMSITLLKLDEELKDLLDAPADTPFFSQANIR, translated from the coding sequence GTGAAAAAGATTATTAATGATCCAGATAATTTTGTTGATGAGATGATAGAAGGCCTTCTTAAGGCCCATCCAGAGGAATTAAGAACAGTTGGAGACGACCTGCGCGAGCTGGTCAGAAAAGATGCCCCGGTAAAGGATAAGGTTGCTATTGCTACTGGTGGGGGTTCTGGCCATCTACCTATCTTCCTGGGTTATGTGGGAAAAGGCATGCTTGATGGGGTAGTAATAGGTGATGTGTTTGCCTCCCCCAGTGCTCAGCAGATGTATAATGTTACTAAAGAAATAGATAGTGGGAAAGGTGTTCTTTATCTCTATGGGAACTATGGTGGAGACTGTATGAACTTTGATATGGCTTCAGAGATGGCAGAAATGGATGATATCAAGGTTGAAACAGTACTGGTAACAGATGATGTTGCCTCTTCCCCTAAGGGAGAAGAAGAGAAACGACGGGGTGTAGCTGGACTAGTTTTTGCCTATAAGATTGCTGGAGCCAAGGCGGCTGCCGGGGCAGAGCTTGAAGAGGTTGCTGCTGTAACCAGGAAGGCCTTGTCCAATATCAGAACAATGGGGGTTGCCCTTTCACCATGTACAATTCCACAGGTAGGCAAACCAACCTTTGAGATTGCTGATGATGAAATGGAGATAGGTATGGGTATACATGGTGAACCAGGTATCCACAGGGGGCCATTGAAGAGTGCAGACGAAATAGCTGAAACAATACTTGCGGCTATTTTCGAAGATGGACCCTATACTGAAGGTGATGAAGTTGCTGTACTGCTTAATGGCCTAGGAGCAACACCGCAGGAAGAATTATACATTGTCTATAGGAAAGTAGCCGAAATTTTGAATGACAAAGGAATTAAAATATACCGTAATTTAATTGGTGAATATGCTACCTCTATGGAGATGGCCGGAATGTCTATTACCTTACTGAAACTAGATGAGGAACTAAAGGACTTGCTTGATGCCCCGGCAGATACTCCATTTTTTTCACAGGCTAATATAAGATAA
- a CDS encoding IclR family transcriptional regulator, protein MNLVMVSGIVKSLQKGIRIIDCLAKNGEMGVTDLSKEFGVSKSSIYNLLNTFAQNHWVEKNEITNKYKLGIRLFELGNIVREGFQLREVAIPFMKELVDKIGETVHLTVLDDGMVVYIESAQPGNKFSAVSLNERRVYMHCTGVGKAIMAFLKEEEIDKIIEEKGLPLFTANTIIDSDELKKELGNIRKRGYAIDDIEHEPGVRCVGVPIFNEKGEAFASMSLTGPSPRFSDEKIKEYADIMKEITVIISKKLGWKEC, encoded by the coding sequence TTGAACTTAGTAATGGTAAGTGGAATAGTCAAATCTTTACAAAAAGGAATAAGAATTATTGACTGTTTAGCTAAAAATGGCGAGATGGGTGTTACCGATCTCAGTAAAGAATTCGGTGTATCTAAAAGTAGTATTTATAATCTTTTAAATACATTTGCGCAAAATCATTGGGTAGAAAAAAATGAAATTACAAATAAATATAAACTAGGAATACGTTTATTTGAACTTGGTAATATTGTAAGAGAAGGTTTTCAATTAAGAGAGGTTGCAATTCCATTTATGAAAGAACTTGTTGATAAAATTGGAGAAACTGTTCATTTAACAGTATTAGATGATGGTATGGTTGTATATATTGAATCGGCTCAACCAGGTAATAAGTTTAGTGCAGTATCTCTTAATGAAAGGAGGGTATATATGCATTGTACAGGAGTAGGGAAGGCGATTATGGCTTTTCTAAAAGAAGAAGAGATAGATAAAATTATTGAAGAAAAGGGCCTTCCTCTATTTACAGCAAATACTATAATTGATTCTGATGAGTTAAAAAAAGAACTTGGTAATATAAGAAAAAGGGGTTATGCTATAGATGATATTGAACACGAGCCGGGAGTGAGGTGTGTAGGTGTTCCAATTTTCAACGAAAAGGGGGAGGCTTTTGCTTCTATGAGTTTGACGGGTCCATCCCCAAGATTTTCTGATGAAAAGATTAAAGAATATGCTGATATTATGAAAGAGATTACTGTTATTATTTCTAAAAAATTAGGTTGGAAAGAATGTTGA
- a CDS encoding methyl-accepting chemotaxis protein, whose product MLKTIKSRLMLIISLLVIVLIATSSWFAYNQSKGVIREMAVNSARQLVNSNAEAISLQLQAIRAQIMNLADTDAIKFMDWGQQQPIFERILSHEDYIESILVADLTGEYQVTAGENGNIKDRPYFKRAINNNETVISDPVISKATGKQIIVIASPIIKRFTDDQVIGIVGATIELKFLQTLVQEMNINGKGFGWIINDDNNTIAHPEEKYIGNSSLIDNAGDGLKGITAKMHGKSGVDFYQQQGEERWLVYTPIDLTDWSIAMGVKSQEVLNGLQIVKKGSFLISLIAILIGLLVSNFIANYITSPILTLLEVISSLAKGDLRKEITGNTMNRKDEIGILARQVREMTVNFRDIIKQVKDVSSNVVQSSNEVQHSVEQIGNTAEQVGVSIQNVASGAEEQSAQVDETANNVKLLSNEIDGIRTSSIELANEAEEVSQKISVGNKSIKESVNKVKAVKDDNSRIGKEINTLGEYSQEIGQIVGLISSISEQTNMLALNAAIEAARAGEAGRGFSVVADEIRELAEESAGATDKIAALISEIQTGIKDAVDQMSEGTANVDDSVLSIQETGKIFADINQMAVNLKESLDRVKEKTGVMNHNSQSVDQAINDISVVSEEFAQTAEEVAASSEEQIASTEEIISLTQQLADGSARLSETVDKFKI is encoded by the coding sequence ATGTTGAAGACTATTAAATCAAGATTAATGCTTATAATTAGTCTACTGGTTATTGTACTTATTGCTACCAGTTCATGGTTTGCATATAACCAGTCTAAAGGAGTAATAAGGGAGATGGCAGTTAATTCTGCCAGACAGCTTGTTAATAGTAATGCAGAGGCAATTTCTTTACAGTTACAGGCTATCAGGGCTCAGATTATGAATTTAGCTGATACTGATGCAATAAAGTTTATGGACTGGGGGCAACAGCAGCCTATATTTGAGAGGATACTAAGCCACGAGGACTATATAGAATCTATTCTGGTAGCAGATTTAACAGGAGAGTATCAGGTTACTGCTGGTGAGAATGGGAATATTAAGGATCGACCCTATTTTAAGAGAGCAATTAATAATAATGAGACAGTGATTTCTGACCCGGTAATAAGTAAGGCAACAGGCAAACAGATTATAGTTATTGCTAGCCCGATTATAAAACGCTTTACTGATGATCAGGTTATTGGTATTGTAGGGGCAACGATAGAACTTAAGTTTCTACAGACTTTAGTCCAAGAGATGAATATAAACGGGAAAGGCTTTGGCTGGATTATTAATGATGATAATAATACAATTGCCCATCCTGAGGAAAAATACATAGGTAATAGTTCTTTGATTGATAATGCAGGAGATGGTCTTAAAGGCATTACAGCCAAAATGCATGGTAAGTCAGGAGTAGACTTTTATCAGCAGCAGGGGGAAGAGAGGTGGCTGGTCTATACACCAATAGACTTAACTGACTGGTCGATAGCAATGGGGGTAAAAAGCCAGGAGGTTTTAAATGGTCTACAGATTGTAAAAAAGGGGAGTTTTTTGATCAGTCTGATAGCAATCTTAATCGGGCTACTAGTTAGCAATTTTATTGCGAATTACATAACCTCACCAATTCTAACACTGTTAGAAGTAATAAGTAGTCTGGCTAAAGGAGATTTAAGAAAAGAAATAACAGGAAATACTATGAATCGTAAGGATGAGATAGGTATTTTAGCCAGACAGGTAAGGGAAATGACAGTAAATTTTAGAGATATAATAAAACAGGTCAAGGATGTCTCCTCTAATGTAGTCCAGTCAAGTAATGAGGTACAGCATTCTGTAGAACAGATTGGTAATACAGCTGAACAGGTTGGAGTGAGTATACAAAATGTTGCTTCAGGTGCCGAAGAGCAGAGTGCCCAGGTTGATGAAACAGCTAATAATGTAAAATTATTAAGCAATGAAATAGACGGAATTAGGACCAGTTCTATTGAACTTGCTAATGAAGCAGAGGAAGTAAGTCAAAAGATATCTGTGGGGAATAAATCAATTAAGGAATCTGTTAACAAAGTAAAGGCAGTTAAAGATGATAACAGTAGAATAGGTAAGGAGATTAATACACTTGGAGAGTATTCTCAGGAGATTGGACAAATAGTTGGATTAATTAGTAGTATCTCTGAACAAACAAATATGCTGGCTTTAAATGCAGCGATAGAGGCTGCCCGTGCTGGGGAAGCAGGACGTGGATTCAGTGTAGTAGCAGATGAGATAAGGGAATTAGCTGAGGAATCAGCAGGTGCTACTGATAAAATAGCTGCCCTAATTAGTGAAATACAGACTGGAATTAAAGATGCTGTAGATCAAATGTCTGAGGGTACAGCTAATGTTGATGATAGTGTACTGTCCATTCAGGAGACAGGTAAAATATTTGCTGATATCAATCAGATGGCTGTTAATTTAAAAGAGTCTCTTGATAGGGTTAAAGAGAAGACTGGTGTTATGAATCATAATAGCCAGAGTGTTGATCAGGCAATTAATGACATATCTGTTGTTAGTGAAGAATTTGCCCAGACTGCTGAAGAGGTTGCTGCTTCCAGTGAAGAACAGATAGCTTCTACTGAGGAGATTATATCACTTACCCAACAGCTAGCAGATGGATCAGCAAGGCTTAGTGAAACAGTGGATAAGTTTAAAATATAG
- the kdsB gene encoding 3-deoxy-manno-octulosonate cytidylyltransferase, whose amino-acid sequence MKIVAVIPARLKSTRLPNKVLTNINGKPMIQHVYERVSKADLYDVVVACDDKKIYDIVKSFGGKVMMTRKDHINGSSRIAEVASAIDVDIIINVQGDEPLINSKVINQVIEAFSDEECVMATLKQKIENERDIMNPNCVKVITDKNSNAIYFSRYPLPYLRENKAQDYFKHIGIYGYKREFLLDYVKMEPTELEIAESLEQLRVIENGFKIKVLETDCKLVGVDTQDDLKRVSKLLKHNNV is encoded by the coding sequence ATGAAAATAGTTGCTGTAATTCCAGCAAGGTTAAAGTCAACACGATTACCAAACAAGGTATTAACTAATATTAATGGAAAACCAATGATTCAGCATGTTTATGAACGTGTCAGTAAAGCTGATTTATATGATGTTGTTGTTGCCTGTGATGATAAAAAAATATATGATATTGTTAAATCTTTTGGTGGAAAGGTTATGATGACTCGGAAAGATCATATCAACGGTAGTAGTCGTATAGCAGAGGTAGCTTCAGCAATTGATGTTGACATTATAATAAATGTTCAGGGAGATGAACCTTTAATAAATAGTAAAGTGATTAATCAAGTTATTGAAGCGTTTAGTGATGAGGAATGTGTAATGGCTACATTAAAACAAAAGATTGAAAACGAGAGAGATATTATGAATCCAAATTGTGTTAAGGTTATAACAGATAAAAATTCTAATGCAATTTATTTTTCAAGATATCCACTTCCTTATTTACGGGAAAATAAAGCACAAGATTATTTTAAACATATTGGTATATATGGGTATAAACGGGAATTTCTCTTGGATTATGTTAAGATGGAACCGACAGAATTAGAAATTGCAGAATCATTAGAACAACTTAGAGTGATCGAAAATGGGTTTAAAATAAAAGTATTAGAAACAGATTGTAAACTAGTGGGTGTAGATACTCAGGATGATTTGAAACGAGTAAGTAAGTTACTAAAACATAATAATGTTTAA
- the dapA gene encoding 4-hydroxy-tetrahydrodipicolinate synthase, with protein MKRMKGINTALLTPFTKEGKLDKEALKDHINFLVEKGVHGLYILGTTGEAFLLDKEERKEVAELAVEYADGRVPIFAMIGSIPTSNACELAVHAKEVGVSGIGAITPIYHCVNQQEIKEYYHAIAKSVGEDYPLYLYNLPGRSGSELLPETVTELSKIINIVGIKNSMSDMIRLNNFINKTDDNFDVLQGCDPLILPAMVCGAKGAVSGISNVFPELFVKLYDLTMNENYEEARRIQKLCTEATIILKEGANLAYLKTGVEIRGLKKTYTHKPLLDISEEEIKALRNDMQKILEQI; from the coding sequence ATGAAACGCATGAAGGGTATTAATACAGCACTATTGACTCCATTTACTAAAGAAGGGAAATTAGACAAAGAAGCTTTAAAGGATCATATTAACTTCCTTGTTGAAAAGGGAGTGCATGGACTTTATATTCTTGGTACAACAGGGGAAGCATTTTTGCTAGACAAGGAAGAAAGAAAAGAAGTTGCTGAATTGGCAGTTGAGTATGCAGATGGTAGGGTGCCTATCTTTGCAATGATTGGTTCAATACCAACAAGTAATGCTTGTGAATTAGCTGTACATGCTAAAGAGGTGGGTGTATCTGGTATTGGGGCTATTACTCCTATATATCATTGTGTGAATCAACAGGAAATAAAAGAATATTATCATGCAATTGCTAAAAGTGTTGGAGAGGATTATCCTTTATATCTTTATAATTTACCTGGTCGTTCTGGTAGTGAGTTACTTCCAGAGACAGTAACTGAATTGTCTAAAATTATAAACATTGTTGGCATAAAAAATAGTATGTCAGATATGATTCGTTTAAATAATTTTATAAATAAGACTGATGATAATTTTGATGTATTACAAGGTTGTGATCCTTTAATACTTCCAGCTATGGTATGTGGAGCAAAAGGTGCAGTGTCAGGTATTTCTAATGTGTTTCCTGAATTGTTTGTAAAATTATATGATTTAACCATGAATGAAAATTATGAAGAAGCTAGACGAATTCAAAAATTATGTACTGAGGCAACTATTATCTTGAAAGAAGGAGCTAACTTAGCTTATTTAAAAACTGGTGTTGAGATTAGAGGATTAAAGAAAACATATACACATAAACCATTATTAGATATAAGTGAAGAGGAAATTAAAGCCCTAAGAAATGATATGCAAAAAATACTTGAACAAATATAA
- a CDS encoding YhcH/YjgK/YiaL family protein, with amino-acid sequence MIASNILNYKKYILNNNFKIGFEYLIKENLEDLPYGKYNVNDNILIIKETYDTLYLGETFWEAHEKFIDIQFILNGEEKIAYSPINILNEIVYNNKNDLKILKGEVKSFVHLKNNDFAIFFPEDAHMSGLNPEETRVAVEKIIIKIKI; translated from the coding sequence ATGATTGCATCTAATATTTTAAATTACAAGAAATATATATTAAATAATAATTTTAAAATTGGGTTTGAGTATCTAATTAAAGAAAATTTAGAAGATCTACCATATGGGAAATATAATGTAAATGATAATATATTAATTATAAAAGAAACATATGATACTTTATACTTAGGTGAGACTTTTTGGGAAGCTCATGAAAAGTTTATAGATATTCAGTTTATTCTAAATGGTGAAGAAAAAATAGCTTATTCTCCAATAAATATACTTAATGAAATTGTTTATAACAATAAAAACGATTTGAAAATTTTAAAAGGTGAAGTAAAATCATTTGTACACCTTAAAAATAATGATTTTGCTATTTTTTTTCCAGAAGATGCTCATATGTCAGGATTGAATCCTGAAGAGACTCGAGTTGCTGTAGAGAAAATTATTATAAAAATTAAAATTTAA
- a CDS encoding phosphoglycerate dehydrogenase, whose translation MSKKILITLTKKEKETIDKKLVKPLEKKGYEVIVVYENAALSEEKIIEKIKDVDGYIVGLEKVTEKVLNSASNLKVVCKFGVGTDNIDKKSAAEKNVRVTNCPGLNSNSVAELVLGIIFCLSRDITFLDNKMKDDLWISSMGTEVTGKKLGIIGLGNIGKCLVKIIQGLNMDVMVYDLFKDEEFAEKYNLEYVELEKIIKESDFISLHIPINKATRDLISENELKAMKKNAFLINTARGGVVNEEALLKAIEDKEIAGAALDAFINEPPVGSALVKHERVIALPHIGAATYEATERIAQYSMQNVVNVIEGKEPLSEVK comes from the coding sequence ATGTCTAAAAAAATATTAATTACATTGACAAAAAAAGAAAAAGAAACTATAGATAAAAAACTTGTAAAACCATTAGAAAAAAAAGGTTATGAAGTAATTGTTGTTTATGAAAATGCAGCTTTAAGTGAGGAAAAAATTATTGAAAAAATTAAAGATGTTGATGGTTATATTGTTGGATTAGAAAAGGTAACTGAGAAGGTATTAAATTCTGCTAGTAATTTAAAAGTAGTTTGTAAGTTTGGGGTTGGTACTGATAATATTGATAAAAAGTCAGCTGCAGAAAAAAATGTTAGAGTGACTAATTGTCCTGGTTTAAATAGTAATTCTGTTGCTGAATTAGTGCTGGGTATTATTTTTTGTTTATCAAGAGATATTACTTTTTTAGATAATAAAATGAAAGATGATTTATGGATATCTTCTATGGGGACAGAAGTAACTGGAAAGAAGTTGGGTATTATTGGTTTGGGGAATATAGGTAAATGTTTAGTGAAAATTATTCAGGGTTTAAATATGGATGTAATGGTTTATGATCTTTTTAAAGATGAAGAATTTGCTGAAAAATATAATTTAGAATATGTTGAATTAGAGAAAATAATTAAAGAATCAGACTTTATATCTCTGCATATTCCAATAAATAAAGCTACCAGAGACCTTATATCTGAGAATGAACTTAAGGCAATGAAGAAAAATGCCTTTTTAATCAATACAGCTCGAGGTGGAGTAGTTAATGAAGAGGCATTATTAAAAGCTATTGAGGATAAAGAAATTGCAGGAGCTGCTTTAGATGCATTTATCAATGAACCTCCGGTGGGTTCAGCTTTAGTTAAACATGAGCGTGTTATTGCCTTGCCACATATTGGTGCTGCTACTTATGAAGCAACTGAAAGAATAGCCCAATATTCTATGCAGAATGTTGTGAATGTTATAGAAGGAAAAGAACCATTAAGTGAAGTAAAATAA